Proteins from a genomic interval of Desulfurobacterium sp. TC5-1:
- a CDS encoding metallophosphoesterase has translation MIFFISDTHFYHRNIVNLSAFRFEGFENRILENLEKILTERDILYHLGDFTWHGKDKKGFLKRWQALPCRKVLVKGNHDEVTSSVLPIYFDEIIPFFKILDIRGKRLLLSHYPALDLRKKRRYIDRICRVRWLFNFYRCDHLVHGHVHRNLARIHCGCFLYGIKCFNVNLEFTGYCPVSVEEVIKLA, from the coding sequence GTGATTTTTTTTATTTCCGATACCCATTTTTACCACCGAAACATCGTGAATTTAAGTGCTTTCCGTTTTGAGGGTTTTGAAAACAGGATCCTTGAAAACCTTGAGAAAATTTTAACAGAAAGGGACATTCTTTACCACTTGGGCGATTTTACCTGGCACGGAAAAGATAAAAAAGGTTTTCTAAAAAGGTGGCAGGCGCTTCCGTGCAGAAAAGTACTTGTAAAGGGAAATCACGATGAGGTCACATCTTCCGTTCTGCCCATTTACTTTGACGAGATTATTCCGTTTTTTAAGATACTTGACATCAGAGGGAAAAGGCTTTTACTTAGTCACTATCCTGCCCTTGATTTGAGAAAAAAGAGGCGGTACATAGATAGAATTTGCAGGGTAAGGTGGCTTTTTAATTTTTACAGGTGTGACCACCTTGTTCACGGACATGTTCACAGGAATTTGGCGAGAATACACTGCGGCTGCTTTCTTTACGGAATAAAATGTTTTAACGTTAATCTGGAATTTACGGGTTATTGCCCCGTTTCGGTAG